The Dyella sp. 2HG41-7 sequence GGAAGAACTGTGGCGCACGCACCGCGACCAAGGTTTGATCGTGCTTGGCTTCCCGTGTGATCAATTCGGTCATCAGGAGCCGGGTGACGAGGCGGAGATCAAGCAGTTCTGTTCCACCTCTTACGACGTAACGTTTCCGATGTTCGCCAAAATCGAGGTGAATGGCGACGGCACGCATCCGCTTTACCAATGGATGAAAAAGCAGGCCAAAGGTCTGCTGGGAAGCGAGTCGATCAAATGGAATTTCACCAAGTTCCTGATCGATGCGCAAGGCAATGTCGTGAAGCGTTATGCGCCGAACGACACGCCGGAGAAAATCGGGAAGGATTTGGGCAAGCGATAAGCCGCGCGTTCGATCGTCATTCCGGGTTACGCCGGAATGACGAGGGCTCTGCCGTCAGCTGTGCCCCTGGAATGACGCGAGCAATTCCACGATAGCGTCCAGATTGCGGCTTGGGCTGG is a genomic window containing:
- a CDS encoding glutathione peroxidase; translation: MTTAYDFSARDIDGTERSLGEWRGKQMLIVNVASKCGFTPQYKGLEELWRTHRDQGLIVLGFPCDQFGHQEPGDEAEIKQFCSTSYDVTFPMFAKIEVNGDGTHPLYQWMKKQAKGLLGSESIKWNFTKFLIDAQGNVVKRYAPNDTPEKIGKDLGKR